A portion of the Vibrio coralliirubri genome contains these proteins:
- the dnaN gene encoding DNA polymerase III subunit beta yields the protein MKFTIERSHLIKPLQQVSGALGGRPTLPILGNLLIKVEDNVLSMTATDLEVELISRVTLEGDFEAGSITVPSRKFLDICRGLPDNSVITVVLDGDRIQVRSGRSRFSLATLPAADFPNIEDWSSEVEVSVTQAELRGLIEKTQFSMANQDVRYYLNGMLFEIEGSILRSVATDGHRMAVSQAQLGADFAQKQIIVPRKGVQELVKLLDAPEQPVTLQIGNSNVRAEVNNYVFTSKLVDGRFPDYRRVMPQNTTKTLEAGCDELRSAFSRAAILSNEKFRGVRVNLADSEMRITANNPEQEEAEEVLDVNFDGDALEIGFNVSYVLDVLNTLRCEQVRISMSDANASALIENAQDDSAMYVVMPIRL from the coding sequence ATGAAATTTACCATTGAACGTAGTCACCTGATTAAGCCATTACAACAAGTATCTGGCGCACTCGGTGGCAGGCCAACGCTTCCAATTCTAGGAAACCTACTGATTAAAGTAGAAGATAACGTGTTGTCGATGACAGCGACGGATCTAGAAGTTGAACTGATCAGCCGTGTAACGCTTGAAGGTGATTTCGAAGCGGGCAGCATTACCGTACCTTCACGTAAATTCCTAGATATCTGCCGTGGATTGCCAGATAACTCAGTGATCACTGTGGTATTGGATGGTGACCGTATTCAGGTTCGCTCTGGTCGTAGCCGCTTCTCATTAGCAACATTACCTGCGGCAGATTTTCCAAATATTGAAGACTGGAGCAGTGAAGTTGAAGTGTCAGTGACACAAGCTGAACTTCGCGGTCTTATCGAGAAAACACAATTCTCAATGGCGAACCAAGATGTTCGTTACTACCTCAACGGTATGTTGTTTGAGATTGAAGGCTCTATCCTGCGCAGCGTGGCGACCGATGGTCACCGTATGGCAGTATCTCAAGCACAACTGGGTGCGGATTTTGCTCAGAAGCAGATCATTGTTCCTCGTAAAGGTGTTCAAGAGCTAGTGAAGCTATTGGATGCACCTGAACAGCCAGTAACACTGCAAATTGGTAACTCTAACGTGCGTGCTGAAGTGAACAACTATGTCTTCACTTCTAAGCTAGTTGATGGTCGTTTCCCTGATTATCGCCGCGTAATGCCGCAAAATACCACCAAGACACTTGAAGCTGGCTGTGATGAATTACGTTCAGCATTTTCTCGTGCCGCGATTCTGTCGAACGAAAAATTCCGTGGTGTTCGCGTTAACCTTGCGGATAGCGAGATGCGTATTACCGCGAACAACCCAGAGCAAGAAGAAGCAGAAGAAGTACTCGATGTTAACTTCGACGGTGATGCGTTAGAGATTGGCTTCAACGTAAGCTACGTATTGGACGTTCTGAACACACTGCGTTGTGAACAGGTTCGTATCTCAATGTCAGACGCCAATGCGAGTGCTCTTATCGAGAACGCACAGGATGACAGCGCGATGTACGTTGTTATGCCAATTCGCTTATAA
- the recF gene encoding DNA replication/repair protein RecF (All proteins in this family for which functions are known are DNA-binding proteins that assist the filamentation of RecA onto DNA for the initiation of recombination or recombinational repair.) encodes MPLSRLIVKQFRNIEACDIQPSSGFNFLIGANGSGKTSVLEAVYLLGHGRSFKSSLTGRIIQNECSELFVHGRFMTSDQFELPIGINKQRDGTTEVKISGQTGQKLAQLAQVLPLQLIHPEGFDLLTDGPKHRRAFIDWGVFHSESGFYDAWGRVKRLNKQRNALLKTATHYRELSYWDQELARLAESISQWRATYVDQLKEVAEEICATFLPEFEIKINYYRGWDKDTPYAEILEKNFERDQQLGYTFSGPNKADLKIKVNGTPVEDVLSRGQLKLMVCALRVAQGQHLTQMTGKQCIYLIDDFASELDSQRRARLAECLKATQAQVFVSSITADQIADMHDENSRMFHVEHGKIEQG; translated from the coding sequence ATGCCTTTATCGCGCTTAATCGTTAAGCAGTTTAGAAATATTGAAGCCTGTGACATTCAACCGTCATCAGGCTTTAACTTTCTTATAGGGGCTAACGGAAGCGGCAAAACCAGTGTCCTTGAAGCGGTGTATCTGCTCGGACATGGTCGCTCGTTCAAAAGCTCCTTAACCGGTCGTATCATTCAAAATGAGTGTAGCGAACTGTTTGTCCATGGCCGTTTTATGACCTCGGATCAATTTGAGCTGCCAATTGGCATTAATAAGCAGCGCGATGGCACCACAGAGGTTAAAATAAGCGGTCAAACTGGGCAAAAATTGGCTCAGTTAGCTCAAGTCTTACCTTTGCAGTTGATTCACCCCGAAGGGTTTGATTTACTAACCGATGGACCTAAGCATCGCCGAGCATTCATTGATTGGGGAGTCTTCCACAGTGAGTCGGGCTTTTATGATGCGTGGGGCAGGGTAAAGCGCCTCAATAAGCAGCGAAACGCCTTATTGAAAACGGCAACCCACTATCGAGAGCTGAGCTATTGGGACCAAGAATTGGCCCGTTTAGCAGAAAGCATCAGTCAGTGGCGTGCCACCTACGTTGATCAGCTCAAAGAAGTCGCCGAAGAAATCTGTGCGACCTTCCTTCCTGAGTTTGAGATAAAGATTAACTACTATCGTGGCTGGGACAAAGACACCCCGTACGCCGAGATATTAGAAAAGAATTTTGAAAGGGATCAGCAGCTTGGTTACACCTTTAGTGGGCCAAACAAAGCGGATCTGAAGATAAAAGTGAACGGCACTCCAGTGGAAGATGTCTTGTCACGAGGTCAATTGAAGTTGATGGTGTGCGCGCTACGAGTAGCACAAGGGCAACACCTCACTCAAATGACAGGTAAGCAGTGCATCTATTTGATAGATGACTTCGCTTCCGAATTAGATAGCCAACGCCGAGCACGTCTTGCTGAGTGTTTAAAGGCGACCCAGGCTCAAGTTTTTGTAAGCTCTATTACCGCTGATCAGATTGCAGATATGCATGACGAAAATAGCAGGATGTTTCATGTGGAACATGGCAAAATAGAGCAAGGATAA